The Acinonyx jubatus isolate Ajub_Pintada_27869175 chromosome E3, VMU_Ajub_asm_v1.0, whole genome shotgun sequence genome has a window encoding:
- the OCM2 gene encoding putative oncomodulin-2, with product MSITDVLSADDIAAALQECQDPDTFEPQKFFQTSGLSKMSASQVKDVFRFIDNDQSGYLDEEELKFFLQKFESSARELTESETKSLMAAADNDGDGKIGADEFQEMVHS from the exons ATGAGCATCACAGACGTCCTTAGTGCTGACGACATTGCCGCAGCCCTGCAGGAGTGCCAAG accCAGATACTTTTGAACCCCAAAAATTCTTCCAGACATCGGGCCTCTCCAAGATGTCGGCCAGTCAGGTGAAGGATGTTTTTCGGTTCATAGACAATGACCAGAGTGGGTATCTGGATGAAGAAGAGCTTAA GTTTTTCCTCCAGAAGTTTGAGAGCAGCGCTAGAGAGCTGACAGAGTCAGAAACCAAGTCCTTGATGGCAGCTGCAGATAATGACGGTGACGGGAAAATCGGGGCTGATG